Proteins from a single region of Novosphingobium sp. CECT 9465:
- a CDS encoding DUF2274 domain-containing protein has translation MRKLRLGPILEDKPVKVSVELSAELARTLAAYAEAHARESGLSGPLPPERLIPAMLERFMATDRGFRRAGGS, from the coding sequence ATGAGAAAACTTCGTCTCGGACCGATCCTTGAGGACAAGCCGGTGAAGGTCTCCGTCGAATTGTCCGCAGAGCTTGCGCGAACCCTTGCTGCCTATGCCGAAGCCCATGCCCGGGAAAGCGGTCTGTCCGGGCCGTTGCCCCCGGAACGGCTGATCCCGGCCATGCTCGAGCGCTTCATGGCGACAGATCGAGGCTTCAGGCGCGCCGGGGGAAGCTGA